One window of Pseudomonas urmiensis genomic DNA carries:
- a CDS encoding SDR family oxidoreductase, whose protein sequence is MHNRMMITGAGSGLGREIALRWAREGWRLALADVNDAGLRETLERVRAAGGDGFTQRCDVRDYSQLTALAQACEEKFAGIDVIVNNAGVASGGFFAELSLEDWDWQIAVNLMGVVKGCKAFLPLLERSKGRIVNIASMAALMQGPGMSNYNVAKAGVLALSESLLVELRQLEVAVHVVCPSFFQTNLLDSFRGPNPAMKAQVGKLLQGSPISAADIAEYMHERISAGEFLILPHEAGREAWRLKCQAPERLYDEMAEMAVKMRAKAGSRG, encoded by the coding sequence ATGCACAACCGAATGATGATCACTGGCGCAGGTTCCGGCCTTGGCCGCGAGATCGCCCTACGCTGGGCGCGCGAGGGCTGGCGCCTGGCCCTGGCCGATGTCAACGATGCTGGCCTGCGCGAAACCCTCGAGCGGGTGCGCGCTGCGGGCGGCGATGGTTTCACCCAGCGCTGCGATGTGCGCGACTACAGCCAGCTGACCGCCCTGGCCCAGGCCTGCGAAGAGAAGTTCGCCGGCATCGATGTGATCGTCAACAACGCCGGGGTCGCCTCGGGCGGGTTCTTCGCCGAGTTGTCGCTGGAGGATTGGGACTGGCAGATCGCGGTCAACCTGATGGGCGTGGTCAAGGGCTGCAAGGCGTTCTTGCCGCTGCTTGAACGCAGCAAGGGGCGGATCGTCAACATCGCCTCGATGGCGGCGCTGATGCAGGGGCCGGGGATGAGCAACTACAACGTGGCCAAGGCCGGCGTGCTGGCGTTGTCGGAGAGCCTGCTGGTCGAGTTGCGCCAGCTGGAAGTGGCGGTGCATGTGGTGTGCCCATCGTTCTTCCAGACCAACCTGCTCGACTCGTTCCGCGGGCCGAACCCGGCGATGAAGGCGCAGGTGGGCAAGTTGTTGCAGGGCTCGCCGATCAGTGCGGCGGATATCGCCGAGTACATGCATGAGCGGATTTCTGCTGGCGAGTTTCTGATTCTGCCGCATGAGGCCGGGCGCGAGGCGTGGAGGCTCAAGTGCCAGGCGCCAGAGCGGCTGTATGACGAGATGGCCGAGATGGCGGTGAAAATGCGCGCCAAGGCGGGCAGTCGGGGCTAG
- a CDS encoding DUF3309 family protein — protein sequence MPMTTILIIILILLLIGGLPVFPHSRSWGYGPSGIIGVVLVILLVLLLLGMI from the coding sequence CTGCCCATGACCACGATCCTCATCATCATCCTGATCCTGCTGTTGATTGGTGGCTTACCCGTCTTCCCACACTCGCGCAGCTGGGGCTATGGCCCATCCGGCATCATTGGCGTGGTGCTGGTGATCCTGCTGGTGTTGTTGTTGCTTGGCATGATATGA
- a CDS encoding transporter substrate-binding domain-containing protein: MRLSALFLAVWCAWVWLPVAAAPVLHARASLDGPRPEPDNSQLRWLWERRQLRLGVLNRENPPYDILGTGQAYEGISADYAGLLAEQMNLEISVQVFASFSEAVAALHDGQVDLLASVTAQQALQANLRLSRPYGEDRPLLMAQEQDLRARIRRAEPFDLVMVEGYRTQEQVSEHYPLARVHLHPSPFSALTALAFGQADLYLGNGLTARYVLGRSQLSGIEEIGHAALSRQAIGFAMLEADSPLPHLVDTGLAALSERQHARIRERWSPVSANTHKAQPLQLNERELRWLSENPSVKVLLDEHLLPLSYRDGKAQWRGLSLDILQLISRRTGLRFEVEAGGSVARMLEQVRQGQAQVIAGIPRSAALEQHLRFSRAYLSASRVLVTRDDPHAPNSLAQLAAKRLATVWGSDVLEELKQHYPLVDPLIVPGPVAALQAVARGQAAAAVLTLDDARPLIARWYPGRLRISASLPMSPAHFALASARGSVELQSILNKALLSLAPRETDVLVRRWRNPMIVADGVWPRYRGKIVLGFGLALGLLLLALMWIRYLRRLQVQLRRATQQADAANQAKTRFLTTMSHEIRTPLHAVLGMLELAQHKAEQGVLDRLAIEVATDAARGLLELIGDILDITRIEAGHLHLAPQRVCLREQVVRVVQLFEQQARGKGLELRLQTHGEVDAQVMLDPLRFKQVLANLLSNAIKFTRQGYVAVSLNAVPRDGRLAVQVQIKDTGVGIAEAELAGLGQPFRQASNQQQSPRCSAGLGLGISRSLCEMMGGRLRLRSVLGQGTEVDIRLSLAVLPAEPTLDTPVLLSPADSERLRVLVVDDYPANRLLLAQQLDYLGHQARVAEDGAQALRLWLKEHFDVVISDCNMPRLNGHALARAIREHERRSRRPACRLIGLTANAQEQERRRCKAAGMDDCLFKPLGLEELLQALASCRANTSDEDALMLDMDHLQRLVGKDEAALKALLGDLRTSNREDLQRLERVAEDTLELAQLAHRVKGGARIARVLHLVALCEQVEQSCASRPLARERLSTDVQALRQAMQHLERQLDNQAARSV; encoded by the coding sequence GTGCGCCTGAGTGCCCTGTTCCTGGCGGTGTGGTGTGCCTGGGTGTGGTTGCCGGTCGCCGCTGCCCCGGTATTGCATGCCCGGGCCAGCCTCGATGGCCCCCGGCCGGAACCCGACAACAGCCAACTGCGTTGGCTGTGGGAGCGGCGCCAGCTACGTTTGGGCGTGCTCAATCGGGAGAACCCGCCGTACGACATACTCGGTACCGGCCAGGCCTATGAGGGCATCAGCGCTGATTATGCAGGGCTGTTGGCCGAGCAGATGAACCTTGAAATAAGCGTGCAGGTGTTCGCCTCGTTCAGTGAGGCGGTGGCCGCGTTACACGATGGGCAGGTCGATCTGCTCGCCTCGGTGACCGCCCAGCAGGCGTTGCAGGCGAACCTGCGCCTGTCGCGACCTTATGGCGAAGACCGACCATTGTTGATGGCCCAGGAACAGGACCTGCGCGCCCGCATCCGTCGCGCCGAGCCCTTCGATCTGGTGATGGTCGAGGGCTATCGGACCCAGGAGCAGGTCAGTGAGCATTACCCGCTGGCCCGGGTTCATTTGCACCCAAGTCCATTCAGCGCCCTGACTGCGTTGGCCTTCGGCCAGGCCGACCTGTACCTGGGCAATGGCCTGACCGCACGCTATGTGCTGGGGCGCAGTCAATTGAGCGGGATCGAGGAAATCGGCCACGCCGCCTTGTCGCGCCAGGCCATCGGCTTTGCCATGCTCGAAGCTGACTCACCTTTGCCGCACTTGGTCGACACGGGCCTGGCGGCGTTGTCTGAGCGCCAGCATGCACGTATCCGTGAACGCTGGAGCCCAGTGTCGGCCAATACGCACAAGGCCCAACCGCTACAACTGAACGAGCGCGAGCTGCGTTGGCTGAGCGAAAACCCATCGGTCAAGGTGTTGCTCGACGAGCACCTGCTGCCGTTGAGCTACCGCGATGGCAAAGCGCAGTGGCGCGGCTTGAGCCTGGATATCCTGCAGTTGATCAGCCGCCGTACTGGACTGCGCTTTGAAGTGGAGGCCGGTGGCAGCGTTGCGCGCATGCTCGAGCAGGTGCGTCAGGGCCAGGCGCAAGTGATCGCCGGCATCCCTCGCAGTGCTGCGTTGGAGCAGCACCTGCGGTTTAGTCGGGCTTATCTCAGCGCTTCGCGGGTGCTGGTAACCCGCGACGATCCACACGCGCCGAACAGCCTGGCGCAATTGGCTGCAAAGCGGCTGGCAACGGTGTGGGGTAGCGATGTGCTGGAGGAACTCAAACAGCACTATCCTTTGGTCGACCCGCTGATCGTCCCCGGCCCGGTAGCGGCCTTGCAGGCGGTGGCGCGCGGCCAAGCCGCGGCAGCGGTATTGACCCTTGATGACGCGCGCCCGCTGATTGCCCGCTGGTATCCAGGGCGTTTGCGCATCAGTGCTAGTTTGCCGATGTCGCCAGCGCACTTTGCCCTGGCCAGTGCCCGAGGTTCGGTCGAGCTACAGAGCATTCTCAACAAAGCCTTGCTCAGCCTCGCGCCGCGTGAGACCGATGTACTGGTGCGTCGCTGGCGCAACCCGATGATCGTCGCCGACGGCGTCTGGCCGCGCTATCGCGGCAAGATCGTGCTTGGCTTTGGCCTGGCACTGGGGTTGCTGTTGTTGGCGCTGATGTGGATTCGCTACCTGCGCCGCCTGCAAGTTCAGTTGCGCCGGGCCACCCAGCAAGCCGATGCGGCCAACCAGGCCAAGACACGTTTTCTGACCACCATGAGCCATGAAATCCGCACCCCGCTGCACGCAGTGCTGGGCATGCTCGAGCTGGCCCAGCACAAGGCTGAACAAGGTGTGCTCGACCGCCTGGCGATCGAAGTGGCAACCGATGCTGCGCGGGGTTTGCTGGAGCTGATTGGCGACATACTCGACATCACCCGTATCGAGGCGGGTCATCTGCACCTGGCGCCACAGCGGGTGTGTCTGCGCGAGCAGGTGGTGCGGGTGGTGCAGTTGTTCGAGCAGCAGGCGCGTGGCAAGGGCCTGGAGCTGCGCTTGCAGACGCACGGCGAGGTGGATGCGCAGGTGATGCTTGACCCACTGCGGTTCAAGCAGGTGCTGGCCAACCTCTTGAGCAATGCCATCAAATTCACCCGCCAAGGCTATGTGGCGGTCAGCCTCAACGCCGTGCCGCGAGATGGCCGGCTGGCGGTGCAAGTGCAGATCAAGGATACCGGGGTCGGTATTGCCGAGGCCGAGTTGGCTGGGCTCGGCCAGCCGTTTCGCCAGGCCAGCAATCAGCAACAGTCGCCGCGTTGCAGTGCTGGCCTGGGGCTTGGTATCAGTCGTAGCCTGTGCGAGATGATGGGAGGGCGCTTACGCCTGCGCAGCGTGTTGGGCCAGGGCACCGAGGTGGATATCCGCTTGAGCCTGGCAGTGCTGCCCGCCGAGCCCACTCTGGACACGCCGGTGCTGCTGTCCCCCGCCGACAGCGAGCGCCTGCGGGTGCTGGTGGTCGACGACTATCCTGCCAACCGGCTATTGCTGGCCCAGCAGCTGGACTACCTCGGCCACCAGGCGCGGGTCGCCGAAGATGGCGCCCAGGCTCTGCGCCTGTGGCTAAAGGAACACTTCGACGTGGTGATCAGTGACTGCAACATGCCGCGGCTCAATGGCCATGCCCTGGCCCGAGCGATTCGCGAGCATGAGCGGCGCAGTCGCAGGCCTGCATGCCGCCTGATCGGCCTGACGGCCAACGCTCAGGAACAAGAACGCCGCCGCTGCAAAGCGGCAGGCATGGACGATTGTCTGTTCAAACCCTTGGGGCTGGAAGAACTGCTGCAAGCCCTGGCCAGTTGCCGGGCCAATACCAGCGATGAAGATGCCTTGATGTTGGATATGGACCATCTACAACGTTTGGTGGGCAAGGATGAAGCAGCGCTGAAAGCGTTACTCGGTGATTTGCGCACCAGTAACCGCGAAGACCTGCAACGCCTGGAGCGGGTCGCGGAAGATACCTTGGAGTTGGCCCAACTTGCCCATCGGGTCAAGGGCGGCGCGCGAATCGCCCGTGTCCTGCACCTGGTGGCGCTGTGCGAGCAAGTCGAGCAGAGTTGTGCTAGCCGGCCGTTGGCCCGTGAGCGCTTGAGCACCGATGTACAGGCGCTGCGCCAGGCCATGCAACACCTTGAGCGGCAACTGGATAACCAGGCCGCTCGCAGTGTCTGA
- a CDS encoding response regulator transcription factor, with amino-acid sequence MYTALVVDDHPFIRSTVCMLLRQEHLEVVGQADNGIDGLRLVREHRPDLVILDITMPGLDGLDVIGRIRTLEYPAKALVLTSQLAEAYSLRCMQAGAAGFVSKTDDLCELNKAVRAVMSGYTYFPEVALSSVHSQDLKATEAQCIASLTDRELMVLQQLARGLSNKAIGEAMLLSNKTISTYKARLLEKLRVNSLIDLADFARRNLLI; translated from the coding sequence ATGTACACCGCCTTGGTCGTCGATGATCACCCGTTCATCCGCTCCACCGTCTGCATGCTGTTGCGCCAGGAGCACCTGGAGGTGGTCGGTCAGGCCGACAATGGCATCGATGGCTTGCGCCTGGTGCGCGAGCACCGGCCTGACCTGGTAATCCTCGACATCACCATGCCCGGCCTCGATGGCCTGGATGTGATCGGCAGGATTCGCACGCTCGAGTATCCGGCCAAGGCCCTGGTGCTCACTTCACAGTTGGCTGAGGCCTACTCTCTGCGCTGCATGCAGGCCGGCGCTGCGGGGTTCGTGTCGAAAACCGACGACCTTTGCGAGCTGAACAAGGCGGTACGCGCGGTGATGTCCGGCTATACCTATTTTCCTGAAGTGGCCCTGAGCTCGGTTCACAGCCAGGACTTGAAGGCCACCGAGGCCCAGTGCATCGCCAGCCTCACCGATCGCGAGCTGATGGTGTTGCAGCAGCTGGCGCGGGGTTTGAGCAATAAAGCCATCGGCGAGGCGATGCTGCTGAGCAACAAGACCATCAGCACCTACAAGGCCCGACTGCTGGAGAAGCTGCGGGTCAACTCGCTGATCGACCTGGCGGATTTCGCCCGCCGCAACCTGCTCATCTGA
- a CDS encoding molecular chaperone has translation MTLPRLILLTLLITPLASRAAPELNVGALYDYLDSGKSTLLKRVRNGGDTTAFVKISVAELVYDADGEPREIDTDGLPLKQRGLVASPARLIVPAQGMQAVRLLYRGSRDKERYFRLRFVPVLPESGDGFAVNEQEAQQYRDSLKVGVNLLAGYGSILFVRPAETRFQTPVKRQGGQLQVANEGNTTVVLDHFRQCQAAEQGCEPATKHHLLPGRSRQFDGQVGKVHQFELHEGSERKQMVVEG, from the coding sequence ATGACCCTTCCCAGGCTGATCCTGTTGACCCTGCTGATCACCCCGCTGGCATCGCGCGCCGCGCCCGAGCTCAATGTCGGCGCCCTGTACGATTATCTCGACAGCGGCAAGAGCACCTTGCTTAAACGCGTGCGCAATGGCGGCGACACTACCGCGTTCGTCAAGATCAGCGTCGCCGAGTTGGTCTATGACGCCGATGGCGAGCCTCGCGAGATCGACACCGATGGCCTGCCCTTGAAGCAGCGCGGCCTGGTCGCCAGCCCTGCACGGCTGATCGTGCCGGCCCAGGGGATGCAGGCGGTGCGCCTGCTGTATCGCGGTTCACGGGACAAGGAACGCTACTTCCGCCTGCGCTTCGTGCCAGTGCTGCCAGAGTCCGGCGATGGCTTTGCGGTCAATGAGCAAGAGGCCCAGCAGTACCGCGACAGCCTCAAGGTGGGGGTCAACCTGCTGGCCGGATACGGCTCGATCTTGTTCGTGCGCCCCGCCGAAACGCGCTTCCAAACCCCTGTGAAACGCCAAGGTGGCCAACTGCAGGTGGCTAACGAAGGCAACACAACTGTGGTGCTCGATCATTTCCGCCAATGTCAGGCAGCGGAGCAGGGCTGCGAGCCGGCGACCAAGCACCACTTGCTGCCGGGGCGTAGCCGGCAGTTCGACGGGCAAGTGGGCAAGGTACATCAGTTCGAGTTGCACGAAGGCAGTGAACGCAAGCAAATGGTGGTGGAAGGATGA